The window TGGTCGGCGAGGGCGATATCGGTCTCGGCGTCGACGTCCGTGGAGAAGAACACCACCGGCACCCGGCCGTCGTCGTCGAGATGCGCGGAGAGCCCGAGCACCCGGTCGGCGAGCGCCTGCACACTGCCGTCCTTGTAGTACGGCTTCATCGAACCGGAGTAGTCGACCACCAGATAGACCGCGGCCCGCAGTCCGTCGAGACCGTGCTTGGTGAGTGACACCCCGGCGCTCTTGTACAGGCTGACCAGCGCGGGCGCGGTCTCCTCCACCTTGCTGAGACTGATCGCCGCCATTCGGCTCCCCCTTGACTCGACCGACTGGCTGCCGAGATTACGTCACACCTGACCCGCCTCTCTCGGCATCCACAGGCGTTCGCTATTTTGTTCGCCGCCGTCCCCACCGGCTCACCGACCGCCCCATTGCCTTTCGAGGAGCCGGCTTGGAACCCGAGTCCACCGTCACGACCTGCTACCGCCATCCCGCGGTGGAGTCGTACGTCCGCTGCACCCGCTGCGAGCGGTACATCTGCCCGGACTGCATGCGCGACGCGGCCGTCGGCCACCAGTGCGTCGAGTGCGTACGGGAGGGCGCGAAGTCGATGCGGCAGGCACGCACGGTCGTCGGCGGCCGGATCTCACGGACGCCGGTGGTGACGTATGCCCTGATCGCACTCAACGCGCTGGCGTATCTGGCCGAGGTGGTGCGGCCCGAGATCGTCGAGCGGTTCTCCCTGGTCGGGGCCCGGCTGCTGGGGCCGGACGGCGCTTATTACGTGTACCAGTCCGGGTATCCGGCCGGCTACGAGGCCGAGGGGCTGGTCGCCGGGGAGTGGGAGCGGCTGATCACCAGCGCGTTTCTGCATCTGGAGCCGACCGAGGGCACGTTCGGGCTGCTGCATGTGGTGATGAACATGTTCTCGCTGTGGACGCTCGGCCGGGTGGTGGAGCCCATGCTCGGGCGCTGGCGCTATCTGGCGCTGTACCTCCTCTCCGCGCTCGGCGGTTCGGTCTTCGCCCTGCTGCTGGACGACCCCGGGTACTCCACGCTGGGCGCCTCCGGCGCGATCTTCGGTCTGGGCGCCGCGTACTACGTCGTGGCCCGCCGGATCGGCGCCGACATGCGCGCCGTCAACCGCTTCATCGGCTTCCTGCTCCTCTGGCTCCTGGTCTCCGCGGGCCTGACGTCCTGGCAGGGCCACCTCGGCGGCCTCCTCACCGGCGGGCTGGTGGCGCTGGCGTACGCCTATGTGCCGCGCGGGCCGCGCCGGACCCTGATCCAGACGGTGGCCTGCGTGGCGGTGCTGGCGCTGTTGGTGCTGGTGGCCGTGGTCCGGGTCGCGGGCCTCGAGTAGGCCTCGCTGAGCGGGCATCAAGTACCCCACTTCTCCCGCAGCACCTCCTCCGCCGGCTTCCCGTGCGGCGTGTACGCCAGCCTCGCCGGTGTCTCCGCGCTGTCCGGCCAGTCGTCCCACATCCACCAGCAGACGCCGGCCCACCAGCGGCGGCCGGTGAAGGTGTCCAGCAACGCCCGGTAGGCGGCGGCCTGTTCGGCGTCGCCCGGGCGGGTGCTGACCGTCCAGTCGTACGGGGCTGTAGTCGTCCCGCGCTGGCTGACGTAACCCGCCTCGGTGAACAGGATGCGGCGGCCCTGCTCGCGGGAGTAGGCGGCGAGCCGTTCGCCGATCGGCTCCCAGGCCTTGCGGAGCCGGTCGCCGGACTGGGTCGGGCGTTTCGAGAGCGGCCAGTACGCGTCGATGCCGATCAGGTCGAGCTGCTTCCAGAAGCCCACCTTCCGGTACTCGTCGTAGTTCGCGGCGTACGTGAGCGTCCCGTCGTAGCGCTCGCGCACCGCGTCGACGACCTCGCTCCATTCCGTGCGATGCCCGGAGACGCCCGCGAGTTCGGTGCCGACGGCGAACTGCTCGGCGTCCGTCGCCGCGGCGAGGTCGGCGTAGTGGGTGATGAAGCGCCGGTACGAGGTGAACCATGCGGCGCGGTCGCGGGGGCGGATCTCGGCGCGGTCACCGTCGCCGGGCAGATCGACATGGGGTTTGATCATCACCTTCAGGCCGTGCGCGTGCGCCCGCCGCACGATTCGCCTCAGGCCCGCGTCGCTCGCCGTCTCCTCGGTGGGCCGCAGCACCGAGTCGCTCCTGCGCTGCTGGTACCAGGTGGGGGTGAAGGTGACCCAGCCCGCCCCGGTGGCCCTGATGTCCCGCAGATAGCGGTCGGCGGCGGGGCTGTCGTAGTCGGTGCGGTACCAGGAGGGCAGGGTGATGCCCCGGATCACGGGCGCCTCCTCGCGCTCCGGTGTACAGCCGCCGACGGCGAGGAGGACCGCCGTCAGTGCGACGGCGGTCCTCCCCCTCACTGCGGCCTCACAGGCTCGCGGGGCTGACGAAGGTGTAGCCCAGGGCCTTGATGCCCTCCACCGTCTCCCGCAACGGCTGGACCGGGAAGTACGGGTGGTAGAAGAAGCTGGCGAAGCCGTCCCGTACCGCGAGATTGGCCTTGGCCGAGGCGATCAGATCGGCCGGCAGGCGTGGCGGATGATTGTTGTATTCCTCCGGCTCGTAATTCCCGATGTTTTCGGGAATCACCTTCGTCCCGTACACATCACGCACCACATACGGGAAGAACTGCCCGATGAAACGGTTCGGATCCGAGGAGACCCCGCTGAGGGTTCCGGCGAAATACAGTGAACGTTCGAGTCGGGCTGAGAAATTCGAGCTGAAGACCTGGTAGTCGGTGGCCGAGCCCGCGTAGTGCGGGGTCGTCCACAGCGTCGGCCTCGGCAGCCCCGCCGCCGCGAACTCGGCGAGCGCGCTGTCGATCCGGCCCTGCGCCCAGGCGGCGGAGTCCCCGGGGATCGGACCGTCGTAGATCACGCTGTTCGCGGAGTCCACATGCGCCCGGTAGAACTCGAAGTCGTCGCCGCTGACGCCGTTGTAGGGGTTGGCGGCATTGCCGTACTGATGGGTGTAGCCGTGGTTCATCAGCACCGCGCCCCTGGCCAGCATGTACTTCAGCGTGTTGACCAGCTGGGGCCGATCGGTCAGCTCGACCGTCTCCGGGACACCGTTGTTGTAGGTGCCGTTCGGATCCGTGTAGACGGGGATCACATTGATGCCGTACGGGATCTGCTGCGCGTACAAGTAGTCGGCGATGGCCCGCAGTTCGGCCGGTTCGGAGTTGGGGCTGATGTCCTCGAGCCGTACGACCGCACGGTGCCGCTCGGCGGTGGCCGGTGCGAGGGCGTCGAAGAGCAGGTCCTCGAGGACGATGATCCGGTCGCTCTCGGAGACGTAGGCGAAGGGGATCTCGCCGATGTACGTGAGGTTGGACGAGCGGACCGCCCAGCCGAAGGTGTGTCCGTTGGAGCTGTCGAGGCCCTCGGCGAGCCGGGTGACCTGCGGATATCCGGCGCCTGTCAGGACGTTGGGGCGCAGCACCCCGCCGTCCTGCCCGGCCGGGATCTTCCGGGTGAGCGTCTGGCCCTTGTACGTCACCTGCGTGACGGTGCCGACGGAGCCGCCGTCCTCGTAGTACGACGTCGTGGGGTCCCAGCCGTACTTCTGCGAGAACTGGGTGATACCCACGGCGTTGGCCATGTTCCAGATGTTGGCGCCCATCCAGGTCACGGGCTTGGTGGTGGTCAGCGCGTCCTGGTAGAAGGCGGCCGGGACCGCGTCCGGGACATCGCAGCAGTAGTAGGTCGACCCGATGTAGATCGTGGCCGTGTACGACTCGACCAGGCCCGCGGTGTACTGCGAGACCGGCTTCGCCGTGACGGTGCCGAAGTGCCCGGCCAGGTTGGCCGTGGCCATGGCGTACAGCTCGCCGAGGTGCCCGTAGGGACCTGCGGTGTCGTAGAGGACGAGGGTGGTCGGTTCGGCGGCGGGGCCGACCTCGGCCGGGGAGATCAGCTCCGCCTGGCGGCTCACGGCGGAGGCGAGTGCGGATGCGGTGGCGCTCGCCGGGGTGACGGCGGCGGCCGGTTCGGACGCGCGCGCCCGGTCGTGGCGCGCCCTGTCGGCCTTGAGCTGGGCCTTCGCCCAGGACTTGAGATCGACCCGGTTGAGTCCGGACCGGGTTCCGTTCGATTCGCCGTGGTGCCGGTCCGGGTTGCCGGCCGCGGTGGCTCCGGCGGCCAGGAAGGTGCCGCTGAACAGCGCGGCGACGAGTAACAGGACCAGAGAAAGCCTCGAAAATCCCCGTCTCCGAGGCCGGTTGAGTGGTCTCACGATCATTCCCCCCACTTTGCCAAGCTTTTGGCAAAGAGTTTTTCCGGCAAGAAGCCACTGATTGTTCTTGGCGATCAAGAAGGGTGTCAATGGGCCGACGGATGAATTCCTGTAGCACCAGTTGACCCCATCGGAAGATCGACCCTGCCCTTTTTCCTAATACCCTTCTGAGGCGGCCCGGCCGTCTGCTACGTTCACCATCGCGCGTTGGGGACGCGCTGTGAAATGTGGGGGGACAATGTACGGACGACCCGCGCTGGGGGCACTGTTGCCCCTGGCAGGGGCCATGGCCGCGCCGGAAGCGATACCCGGGCTGCCATTGGCCAAAGCTCTGCAGGCCACGGCAGGAGCCGGATTCCTGCTCTACCTGCTGACCGCCTGTCTCATACTCGGGGCCCGCACGCGACTGCGCAGACAAGCACGAAAAGCGCAGGTCAGCGTCGGGAGCGGCCATGATCATTGAGCTGCTGCTGTGGGCCAGCGTCAGTCTGATCGTGCTGGCCGGCTGTTACAACACGAGCCTTTTCCTGCTCTCCCGACGCAGAATTCGCCGGGTCCGCACCGAGCGGAGAGAACGGTTCTATGTATTTCTGCTCGCCTGTCTCAACGAGGAGAGTGTGCTTTCCGAAAGCCTGGCGCGTATCACCTCACTGCCCGCCGGGAATTTCATGGCGCTGGTCATCGACGACGGCTCCGACGACCGCACCGCCGAGGTTGCTCTGGCCGCGGACCCCGACCGGGTCCGGGTGCACCGGCGCACACTGCCGAACGCACGCCGGGGCAAAGGCGCCGCGCTCAATGACGGAGTGCGCCACCTCAGACACTCCGGTCTGCTCGCCGGCCGCGACCCCGCCGACATCGTCCTTTGCGTGGTGGACGCCGACGGCCGCCTCGATCCGCATGTCGTGCAGTCGGTCGACCCCTACTTCGACGACCCTCGTACGGGCGCGGTTCAGGTCTGCGTCCGTATGTACAACCGTCGCCAGGGGCTGCTTGCCCGGATGCAGGACATGGAGTTCGTCGTCTACGGCGACGTCTTCCAGAGCGCGCGCCGCTTCATCGGCAGCGTGGGCATGGGCGGCAACGGACAGTTCATGCGGCTGTCCGCGCTCAACACCCTGGGCGGGGACGGCCCGTGGAGCGACAGCCTCACCGAAGATCTCGACCTCGGCGTCCGGCTGATCGCCAAGGGCTGGACCAACCAGCACTGCACCACCGCCTCCGTGTCCCAGCAGGCCGTGCTCAGTCTGCGGCGGCTGATCCGGCAGCGCTCGCGCTGGTTCCAGGGACATCTGCAGTCGGCGGGGCTCGTGCCGCTCATCCTGCGGGACGTGCCGACCCGTCCGGCGCTGGACCTCCTCTACCACCTGTCCAGCCCGGTGCTGATCCTGCTCACCTCGCTGCTCCCGCTGTCCTTCCTGGTCGCCCTGGGCGCCACCACCGTGGCCTCGGTCCAGCAGGGACAGCCGCTGGTGTCGCCCATGTGGCTGCTCGGCCCGTATCTGCTCTCGTTCACGGCCGCCTACGCGTACGGCTTTGTGTACGCCAGGCGTGAGCGGGACCTCGGCCTGGTGCGTTCGGTACTGCTCGCGCATGTCTTCGTCTTCTACGGCTACATCTGGTTCTTCGCCGGCTGGTGGGGCTTCTGGCGGATGCTCACCGGCAAGCGGACCTGGCTGAAGACGGCGCGCACCTGACGTCACCGCCCACCGGCCATCTGATCTCTCATCCTCGCGCGGCCCTGCGACCGCGCGCGCCCAAGGGGGGCTTGCCATGTCCACACCTCCATCCGTCATGCCCGTACGCGCCATGCTGGTGCTCGGCACCCGGCCGGAAGCCATCAAACTGGCGCCGGTGGCCCGCTCCATGGCCGCCGCCTCCTCGTTCGAACCGATCGTCGTCACCACCGGCCAGCACCGCGAAATGCTCCACCAGATGCTCGGCCTGCTCGGCGTCACCAGCCGGATCGCGCTCGACGTGATGCGCAGCCGCCAGCAGTTGTCCGACCTGACCGCCCGCCTGGTCGCCGAACTCGGAAACGTCATGCGGTTACAGCGACCGGATCTGGTTCTGGTCCAGGGCGACACCACGACCGCGCTGGCCGGCGCCCTGGCCGCCTTCTACGAGAAGATCCCGGTCGCCCATGTCGAGGCCGGGCTGCGTACGGGCGTGCTGGACAACCCGTTTCCGGAGGAGCTCAACCGCATTCTGATCGGCCGTATGGCCCGCTGGCACTTCGCCCCGACCTCGCGCGCGGGCCGGCATCTCACCGACGAGGGGGTGCCGAAGGAGCAGGTGTTCGTCACCGGCAACACGGTCATCGACAACCTGCTGTGGGTGCTCGCCGAGGGCAGCGGCAGCTCCGCGTTCCGCACTCCGGCCCGGCGGATCCTGGTGACCCTGCACCGGCGGGAGAACCAGGGCGAGCGGATGCGCGGCATGGGGCGGGCGCTGCGCCGGCTCGCCGGGCGGGGGGACGTGGAGATCGTGCTGCCGCTGCACAAGAGCCCTGCCGTACGGGAGGTGCTGCTGCCCGAACTCGACGGCCACGACGGTATCTCGCTGGTAGAGCCGCTCGACTATCTCGACTTCGCGGCGACCCTCGCCGAGTGCGATCTGGTCCTCACCGACTCCGGCGGCGTCCAAGAGGAGGCCCCGAGCCTGGGCAAGCCGGCGCTGGTCCTGCGGACCACCACCGAGCGCCCGGAGGCGGTGGAGGCGGGCGCGGCCCGGCTGATCGGCACCGATCCGGACGTGATCGTGCAGTCCGCGACGGAACTGCTCGACGATCCGGTGCTGTACCGGCGGATGGCGGGCGCCGGCAATCCGTTCGGCGACGGCCGGGCCGCGGACCGGGTACTGGCGCAACTGGCCGAGGACTTCGCGGCGGATGTGCCTGTGGACGCAACCGTCCGAGGGCCATACTCGACGGCATGACTCGCTCACTCCTGCGTGGCGTCCTCCTGGCGGTGGCGCTCGCAGGAGTGCTGGTGATCACCTTGAGCCAGTGTGGTTCTGACGATACGTCACCGCCGCCGACCCCCTGGGCCGACGGTTCCACGCACGGCCGTTGGCTGTCGGTGTTCAACGGCCACGGCACCAACTCCGGCGACGACGACTCGCTGACGCTGTCGCCGATGCCCGCGGAGGATCCGGGGACCACACATGCGGGACTCGTGGTGAGTACGGCGTCGTACACCGACGTCCGTTTCCAGGCACGGATGCGGACGGTCGAGCAGTTGCGCGAACCGGACCCGAATCCCTGGGAGGTGCCGTGGCTGGTGTGGGCGTACACCGATCCGGAGCACTTCTACTACGTCACCTTGAAACCCAACGGCTGGGAGCTCGGCAAGCGTGATCCGGCCTACCCGGGCGGACAGCGGTTCCTGGCCACCGGGCACGAGAAGTACGAGGTGGGTGACTGGCACGACGTGCTGGTGGAGCAGCGCGGGGCCTCGGTCACCGTCGCGGTGGACGGAGAGCCGCTGGTGAAGTTCACCGACGCCGAACGCCCTTACCCGGGAGGGAAGGTGGGCGCGTACACCGAGGACGCCACGGTGCGGTTCGAGGGGCTGAAGGCCCGGTAAGTGCGACGGCGCCTGCCCAATCGTCCGGTCGGGGACAAGGGGCAGGCGCCATCTGTGTTCCGTACGCCTTTGTACGGGACGTCTCTTGAACGGACCTCGACGGTCCGTCAGACCATCAGGGCCCGGTCGGTCGGGCGGATCGGGGCCGGCAGATCGCTGGCGCCGGTCAGGAAGCGGTCCACGCCACGGGCGGCCGAGCGGCCCTCGGCGATGGCCCACACGATCAGCGACTGGCCACGGCCCGCGTCACCGGCGACGAACACGCCCGGCACATTGGTCTGGAAGTCGGCGTCACGGGCGATGTTGCCGCGCTCGTCGAGGTCCAGGGCGAACTGGTCCACCAGGCCGTTCTCGCGGTCCGTACCGGTGAAGCCCATCGCCAGTGTCACCAGCTGCGCGGGGATCTTCCGCTCGGTGCCCGGCTTCGGGGTCAGCTTGCCGTCGATGAACTCCACCTCGGTCAGGTGCAGCCACTGGACGTTGCCGTCCTCGTCGCCCTCGAAGTGGGTCGTCGAGACGGAGTAAACCCGCTCGCCGCCCTCCTCGTGCGCGGAGGTGACCTTGTAGAGCATCGGGAAGGTCGGCCACGGCTGGGCGACGTTGTTCCGCTCGTCGTTCGGGCGGGGCATGATCTCCAGCTGCGTCACCGAGGCCGCGCCCTGACGGTGGGCGGTGCCCACGCAGTCGGCGCCGGTGTCGCCACCGCCGATGACGACGACGTGCTTGCCCTCGGCCGAGATCGGAGTGGTGACGTAGTCGCCCTCCTGCACCTTGTTGGCCAGGGGCAGGTACTCCATGGCCTGGTAGATGCCCTTCAACTCCCGCCCGGGGACGGGGAGATCACGGGCGGTGGTGGCACCGGCGGCGATGACGACGGCGTCGTACCGCTTCTTCAGGTCGGTGGCCTTGAGGTCGCGGCCGATCTCGATACCGGTCCGGAAGCGGGTGCCCTCCGCGCGCATCTGCTCGATACGGCGGTTGATGTGCCGCTTCTCCATCTTGAACTCGGGGATGCCGTAGCGGAGAAGGCCGCCGATACGGTCCGCGCGCTCGTAGACGGCGACGGTGTGACCGGCCCGGGTGAGCTGCTGGGCGGCGGCCAGGCCGGCCGGGCCCGAGCCGATGACGGCGACCGTCTTGCCGGACAGGCGCTCGGGCGCCTGCGGGGCGACGTCACCGGTCTCCCACGCCTTGTCGATGATGGAGACTTCGACGTTCTTGATGGTGACGGCCGGCTGGTTGATGCCGAGCACACACGCCGACTCACAGGGCGCCGGGCAGAGGCGACCGGTGAACTCCGGGAAGTTGTTGGTCGCGTGCAGTCGCTCCTGTGCGGCCGACCAGTCCTCGCGGTAGGCGTAGTCGTTCCACTCCGGGATCAGGTTCCCGAGCGGACAGCCGTTGTGGCAGAACGGGATGCCGCAGTCCATGCAGCGGCTGGCCTGCTTGCTGATGATCGGCAGCAGGGAGCCGGGGACGTAGACCTCGTTCCAGTCCTTCAGCCGTACGTCGACGGGGCGCGACTTGGCGACCTCGCGCCCGTGGTTGAGGAAGCCCTTCGGGTCAGCCATTGATCGCCGCCTCCATCATCTTCTCGGTGATCTCGGTCTCGGAGAGACCGGCCTGCTCGGCGGCGGCCTTGGCGGCGAGCACTGCCTTGTACGTGCTGGGGATGATCTTGCTGAAGCGCTCCACGTTGGCGTCCCAGTCGGCGAGCAGCTTCTCGGCGACCGTCGAACCGGTCTCCTCGGCGTGCCGGCGCACCACGTCGTGCAGCCACTTGCGGTCGTCGTCCGAGAGCGCCTCGATCGCGTCGAGGTTGCCGACGTTGACGTTGTCGCGGTCGAGGTCGATGACGTAGGCGACACCGCCCGACATACCGGCCGCGAAGTTACGGCCCGTCTCACCGAGCACCACCGCGTGACCGCCGGTCATGTACTCGCAGCCGTGGTCGCCCACGCCCTCGGAGACCACGGTCGCGCCGGAGTTGCGGACACAGAACCGCTCACCGGTACGACCGCGCAGGAACAGCTCGCCGCCGGTCGCGCCGTAGGCGATGGTGTTGCCCGCGATGGTCGAGTACTCGGCGAGGTGGTCGGCGTTCCGGTCGGGCCGGACGATGACCCGGCCGCCGGAGAGGCCCTTGCCGACGTAGTCGTTGGCGTCGCCCTCCAGGCGCAGCGTGACACCGCGCGGGAGGAAGGCGCCGAAGGACTGGCCGGCGGAACCCGTGAAGGTGATGTCGATGGTGTCGTCGGGCAGGCCCGCGCCACCGAACTTCTTCGTCACCTCGTGGCCGAGCATGGTGCCGACCGTGCGGTTGATGTTGCGGATGGCGACCTGGGCGCGCACCGGCTGGGCGTCGGTGGCGGAGTCCGCGGCGAGGGCGTCGGCGGCGAGCTTGATCAGCTCGTTGTCGAGCGCCTTCTCCAGACCGTGGTCCTGCTCGATCAGCTGGTGGCGGACCGCGCCCTCGGGCAGGGCGGGCACATGGAACAGCGGCTCCAGGTTCAGGCCCTGCGCCTTCCAGTGGTCGACCGCGCGGGTCACATCGAGCGCCTCGGCGTGGCCGACGGCCTCCTCGATGGACCGGAAGCCGAGCTCGGCGAGGATCTCGCGGACCTCTTCGGCGATGAACTGGAAGAAGTTCACGACGTATTCGGCCTTGCCGGAGAACCGGTCGCGCAGCGTCGGGTTCTGGGTGGCGATGCCGACCGGGCAGGTGTCCAGGTGGCAGACGCGCATCATGACGCAGCCGGAGACGACGAGCGGCGCGGTCGCGAAACCGAACTCCTCGGCGCCGAGCAGCGCGGCGATGACGACGTCACGGCCGGTCTTCAGCTGACCGTCGGTCTGCACGACGATGCGGTCGCGCAGGCCGTTGAGCAGCAGGGTCTGCTGGGTCTCGGCGAGACCCAGCTCCCAGGGACCGCCGGCGTGCTTGAGCGAGGTGAGCGGCGAGGCGCCCGTACCACCGTCGTGACCGGAGATCAGGACGACGTCCGCGTGCGCCTTGGACACACCCGCGGCGACCGTGCCGACGCCGACCTCGGAGACCAGCTTGACGTGAATCCGCGCCTGAGGGTTCGCGTTCTTCAGGTCGTGGATCAGCTGGGCCAGGTCTTCGATGGAGTAGATGTCGTGGTGCGGCGGCGGGGAGATCAGGCCCACGCCCGGCGTCGAGTGACGCGTCTTGGCGACCCACGGGTAGACCTTGTGGCCGGGCAGCTGGCCGCCCTCACCGGGCTTGGCGCCCTGGGCCATCTTGATCTGGATGTCGTCGGCGTTGACCAGGTACTCCGAGGTCACACCGAAGCGGCCGGAGGCGACCTGCTTGATCGACGAACGCCGCGCCGGGTCGTACAGCCGGTCCGCGTCCTCGCCGCCCTCACCGGTGTTGGACTTGCCGCCCAGCTGGTTCATGGCGATGGCGAGCGTCTCGTGGGCTTCCTTGGAGATGGAGCCGTACGACATGGCGCCCGTCGAGAACCGCTTGACGATCTCGGAGACCGGCTCGACCTCGTCGATCGAGATCGGCTGACGGTCCGAGGTGAAGCCGAAGAGCCCGCGGAGCGTCATCAGGCGCTCGGACTGCTCGTTCACGCGGTCCGTGTACTTCTTGAAGATGTCGTAGCGCCCGGTGCGGGTCGAGTGCTGGAGGCGGAACACCGTCTCCGGGTCGAACAGGTGCGGCTCGCCCTCGCGGCGCCACTGGTACTCGCCGCCGATGTCCAGCGCGCGGTGCGCCGGGGCGATGCCGGAGGCCGGGTACGCCTTGGCGTGGCGGGCGGCGACCTCCTTGGCGATGACGTCGATGCCGACGCCGCCGATCTTGGTGGCGGTGCCGTTGAAGTACTTCTCCACGAAGGCCTGGTCGAGACCGACGGCCTCGAAGACCTGGGCGCCGCGGTAGGAGGCGACGGTGGAGATGCCCATCTTCGACATGACCTTCAGAACACCCTTGCCCAGGGCGTAGATCAGGTTGCGGATGGCCTGCTCGGGCTCCATGCCGGGGAGGAACGTACCGGCGCGGACCAGGTCCTCGACCGACTCCATCGCCAGGTACGGGTTGACCGCCGCGGCGCCGAAGCCGATGAGCAGGGCGACATGGTGGACCTCGCGGACGTCACCGGCCTCGACCAGCAGGCCCACCTGGGTGCGCTGCTTGGTGCGGATGAGGTGGTGGTGGACGGCCGCGGTGAGCAGCAGCGAGGGGATCGGCGCGTGCTCGGCGTCGGAGTGACGGTCCGACAGGACGATCAGACGGGCGCCGTTCTCGATGGCGGCGTCGGCCTCGGCGCAGATCTCCTCGATGCGCGCGGCGAGGGAGTCACCGCCGCCGGAGACCCGGTACAGACCGGACAGGGTCGCGGCCTTGAAGCCGGGCATGTCGCCGTCGGCGTTGATGTGGATGAGCTTGGCCAGCTCGTCGTTGTCGATCACCGGGAACGGCAGCGTGACGCTACGACAGGACGCGGCCGTCGGCTCCAGCAGGTTGCTCGCGGGGCCGAGGGACGAACGCAGCGAGGTGACGAGCTCCTCGCGGATGGCGTCCAGCGGCGGGTTGGTGACCTGCGCGAACAGCTGGGTGAAGTAGTCGAAGAGCAGGCGCGGACGCTCGCTCAGCGCGGCGATCGGCGAGTCGGTGCCCATCGAACCGATCGGCTCGGCGGCGGCCTTGGCCATCGGCGCCAGGATGATCCGCAGCTCTTCCTCGGTGTAACCGAAGGTCTGCTGGCGGCGGGTGACCGAGGCGTGGGTGTGCACGATGTGCTCGCGCTCGGGCAGGTCGGACAGCTCGATCTCGCCGGCCTCCAGCCACTCCGCGTAGGGCTTCTCCGCGGCGAGCTGGGCCTTGATCTCGTCGTCCTCGATGATGCGGTGCTCGACGGTGTCGACGAGGAACATCCTGCCGGGCTGCAGCCGGCCCTTGCGGACGACCTTGGAGGGGTCGATGTCGAGGACGCCGACCTCGGAGCCGAGGACGACCAGGCCCTCGTCGGTGACCCAGTAGCGGCCGGGGCGAAGGCCGTTGCGGTCCAGGACCGCGCCGACCTGCTTGCCGTCGGTGAAGGTGACACAGGCCGGGCCGTCCCAGGGCTCCATCATCGTGGCGTGGAACTGGTAGAAGGCGCGCCGGGCCGGGTCCATGGAGTCGTGGTTCTCCCACGCCTCCGGGATCATCATCAGCACGGAGTGCGGCAGCGAACGGCCGCCGAGGTGCAGGAGTTCGAGGACCTCGTCGAAGGACGCGGAGTCGGAGGCGTCGGGGGTGCAGATCGGGAAGATCCGCTCCAGCTTCTCCGTACCGAAGAGCTCGGAGACGAGCTGCGACTCGCGGGCGACCATCCAGTTGCGGTTGCCCTTGACGGTGTTGATCTCACCGTTGTGCGCGACGAAGCGGTACGGGTGGGCGAGCGGCCACGACGGGAAGGTGTTCGTGGAGAACCGGGAGTGCACGAGCGCGATCGCGGAGGCGAAGCGGCGGTCGGACAGGTCCGGGAAGAAGGGCTCCAGCTGGCCGGTGGTCAGCATGCCCTTGTACACGATCGTGCGGGCGGACAGCGACGGGAAGTAGACGCCGGCCTCGCGCTCGGCGCGCTTGCGCAGCACAAAGGCCTTGCGGTCGAGGTCGATGTCCGCCGAGACGCCGTCGGTGACGAAGATCTGCCGGAAGGCGGGCATCGTCGAACGGGCGGTGGCGCCGAGCAGTTCGGGCGCGACGGGAACCTCACGCCAGCCGAGGACGGTGAGGCCCTCCTCAGCGGCGACCGTCTCGATCTGTGAGACGGCGTCCTCGGTGCCGTTCTCCGGCAGGAAGGCGATACCGACGGCGTACGCACCGGCCGCGGGCAGCTCGAATCCGGCTACCTCGCGGAAGAAGGCGTCCGGCACCTGGGAGAGGATGCCGGCGCCGTCACCCGAGTCGGGCTCGGAGCCGGTGG of the Streptomyces sp. NBC_00287 genome contains:
- the wecB gene encoding non-hydrolyzing UDP-N-acetylglucosamine 2-epimerase codes for the protein MSTPPSVMPVRAMLVLGTRPEAIKLAPVARSMAAASSFEPIVVTTGQHREMLHQMLGLLGVTSRIALDVMRSRQQLSDLTARLVAELGNVMRLQRPDLVLVQGDTTTALAGALAAFYEKIPVAHVEAGLRTGVLDNPFPEELNRILIGRMARWHFAPTSRAGRHLTDEGVPKEQVFVTGNTVIDNLLWVLAEGSGSSAFRTPARRILVTLHRRENQGERMRGMGRALRRLAGRGDVEIVLPLHKSPAVREVLLPELDGHDGISLVEPLDYLDFAATLAECDLVLTDSGGVQEEAPSLGKPALVLRTTTERPEAVEAGAARLIGTDPDVIVQSATELLDDPVLYRRMAGAGNPFGDGRAADRVLAQLAEDFAADVPVDATVRGPYSTA
- a CDS encoding rhomboid family intramembrane serine protease, producing the protein MEPESTVTTCYRHPAVESYVRCTRCERYICPDCMRDAAVGHQCVECVREGAKSMRQARTVVGGRISRTPVVTYALIALNALAYLAEVVRPEIVERFSLVGARLLGPDGAYYVYQSGYPAGYEAEGLVAGEWERLITSAFLHLEPTEGTFGLLHVVMNMFSLWTLGRVVEPMLGRWRYLALYLLSALGGSVFALLLDDPGYSTLGASGAIFGLGAAYYVVARRIGADMRAVNRFIGFLLLWLLVSAGLTSWQGHLGGLLTGGLVALAYAYVPRGPRRTLIQTVACVAVLALLVLVAVVRVAGLE
- a CDS encoding polysaccharide deacetylase family protein, translated to MIVRPLNRPRRRGFSRLSLVLLLVAALFSGTFLAAGATAAGNPDRHHGESNGTRSGLNRVDLKSWAKAQLKADRARHDRARASEPAAAVTPASATASALASAVSRQAELISPAEVGPAAEPTTLVLYDTAGPYGHLGELYAMATANLAGHFGTVTAKPVSQYTAGLVESYTATIYIGSTYYCCDVPDAVPAAFYQDALTTTKPVTWMGANIWNMANAVGITQFSQKYGWDPTTSYYEDGGSVGTVTQVTYKGQTLTRKIPAGQDGGVLRPNVLTGAGYPQVTRLAEGLDSSNGHTFGWAVRSSNLTYIGEIPFAYVSESDRIIVLEDLLFDALAPATAERHRAVVRLEDISPNSEPAELRAIADYLYAQQIPYGINVIPVYTDPNGTYNNGVPETVELTDRPQLVNTLKYMLARGAVLMNHGYTHQYGNAANPYNGVSGDDFEFYRAHVDSANSVIYDGPIPGDSAAWAQGRIDSALAEFAAAGLPRPTLWTTPHYAGSATDYQVFSSNFSARLERSLYFAGTLSGVSSDPNRFIGQFFPYVVRDVYGTKVIPENIGNYEPEEYNNHPPRLPADLIASAKANLAVRDGFASFFYHPYFPVQPLRETVEGIKALGYTFVSPASL
- a CDS encoding glycoside hydrolase family 113; its protein translation is MRGRTAVALTAVLLAVGGCTPEREEAPVIRGITLPSWYRTDYDSPAADRYLRDIRATGAGWVTFTPTWYQQRRSDSVLRPTEETASDAGLRRIVRRAHAHGLKVMIKPHVDLPGDGDRAEIRPRDRAAWFTSYRRFITHYADLAAATDAEQFAVGTELAGVSGHRTEWSEVVDAVRERYDGTLTYAANYDEYRKVGFWKQLDLIGIDAYWPLSKRPTQSGDRLRKAWEPIGERLAAYSREQGRRILFTEAGYVSQRGTTTAPYDWTVSTRPGDAEQAAAYRALLDTFTGRRWWAGVCWWMWDDWPDSAETPARLAYTPHGKPAEEVLREKWGT
- a CDS encoding glycosyltransferase family 2 protein, with protein sequence MIIELLLWASVSLIVLAGCYNTSLFLLSRRRIRRVRTERRERFYVFLLACLNEESVLSESLARITSLPAGNFMALVIDDGSDDRTAEVALAADPDRVRVHRRTLPNARRGKGAALNDGVRHLRHSGLLAGRDPADIVLCVVDADGRLDPHVVQSVDPYFDDPRTGAVQVCVRMYNRRQGLLARMQDMEFVVYGDVFQSARRFIGSVGMGGNGQFMRLSALNTLGGDGPWSDSLTEDLDLGVRLIAKGWTNQHCTTASVSQQAVLSLRRLIRQRSRWFQGHLQSAGLVPLILRDVPTRPALDLLYHLSSPVLILLTSLLPLSFLVALGATTVASVQQGQPLVSPMWLLGPYLLSFTAAYAYGFVYARRERDLGLVRSVLLAHVFVFYGYIWFFAGWWGFWRMLTGKRTWLKTART